One Gadus macrocephalus chromosome 17, ASM3116895v1 genomic window, acaTCAGTATCAGagacacctgtgtgtgtttgttgtgagaGGGTGTTCcggggaaggtgtgtgtgttgtagagaagggtgtgagtgtgcgtttCGTGTAGAACAGCATAATACATTTTTGGATATGATACATATTGAACTAGAACTCTACTAGAAGGGACTAGATAAACACCCTTACCATAGCCCCCTCAACCCACTCTAGCCCTAGCAAACTAACCCCCTTCCCGACTCTAAACCAAAcccactctaaccctaacctcctaaCCCAATCTAACCcgtaccccctaacccctaaagCCCATTTCTGACCAGTGTGCAAGACCTGGTACCCTTGGTGGACTTGCAGGTGGACCTGTTCACCTGCTGGTCCACCAGGTACCTGACCACCTGTACCGTGTAGATTAGCAGGTACACCTGGTCAACACCTATCTCCACGATGGTGAAGAAGCCccatatattaaatatatatacacactgggTATAATGACTAAGATCATTCGACCAAAATAAATAGACTAATcgataaataaatgaatcaataGAATATGTGTTATATTGATATCACCACAGTGGCCTTCTAGACCATCACAGCACCAGATACAAAGACTCTAATCTTCTGCATCATCCCTCcatcgtttctctctctctctctctctctgtctctctctctctctctctctctctctctgtctctgtctctctgtctctgtctctgtctctgtctctgtctctgtctctctctctctctctctctctctctctctctctctctctctctctctctctctctctctctcgttccctcccGTCAGAGAAAGGATAGATAATAAGTTGGTGCGGGTAGATAATAAAGAGGTAAGGGTTGGTTGATGGATGTCATATCAAAAATAGTTCCTCTATGTCACCGCAGCGGCAGGTTTCATGGTGATAATTTCCACGGGGATCGTTTCAGCGTTAACAGGCTCCATGGTGTGTCTTTCAGAGAGAGGCAGCCATCACCAGGGGCGACGGCTGAGATGGTATCCATGGTGACTTGGAAGCAGCAACCCATCAGAACGTCTCTCCAGCAGGGGACCAATCAGAACATCTCTAGAGGGGACCCCGATGTAGGAACGAATCACAACGTCTCTCTAGCGGGGACCCAGACGTGGGGACCAATCAGAACGTCTCTCTCGCGGGATCCCAGGTTTAGGGACCAATCAGAAGCTCGCTCTTGCGGGGACCCAGACGTGGGGACCAATCAGAACGTCTCTAGCGGGGACCCAGACGTGGGGACCAATCAGAACGTCTCTCTCGCGGGATCCCAGGTTTAGGGACCAATCAGAAGCTCTCTCTGGCGGGGACCCAGATGTAGGGGCCGCTCTGCTCCTGGATGACCGCAGTCACCTGGTCGTAAACGTCCTGGAAACTCCCGCCTTCCACCATTGCTGCAACACAAGCCACAAAGACAtcgtagtactgcagtactagtACAGGGTATATAGACAGCATTGTGTGGAGAGGGTCTGACGGATGGCCCGAGTCAGGTTGATTAGTCTCTGGagccagccatcaccacacacactccagcccAGTAACGCCACCTAGGGGGCTAGTGGCAAGAGCGACTGCTACATGCAGTATGAATGTGGTCTACAGAAAGGATACACAGCATAGAGATAGCAGATAGATAGCATacaaagtatatatatacagtatatagtgtatatagatagcataaaaagtatatatatacagtatatagtgtATAGATAACATACAAAGTATATCTATACAGTATGTAGTGTATATAGATAGCATATAGATAGCATacaaagtatatatatacaagTGTATATAGATAGCAtacaaagtatatatatatacagtatatagtgtATATAGAAAGTATATAGCGTATACAAatagtaaatagagtatatagATAGCATATAGAGTAAATAGAGAATATAGACAGAATATACCGTGAAGATAGTATATAGAGTATATAGATAGAATATACAGTTTAAAGATAGTATGTCGAGTATATAGATAGCATGTAGAGTAAATAGGGTATATAGATATAAGATATAGTAAAAAGGTAgtatatagatataatatacagtataaaGATAGTATGTAGAGTATATAGATATAATACACAGTATAAAGATGGTATTTCAagtatatagatatacagtatatggaGTATGCATATGGTATATAGTACCTGTGAAACACTCTATGAAGTCCTGCTCCAGGGTGATGGCGCGCTCCAGAGCCTTCCCAGCCTGGTCCTCCGACAGACGCTTGTTCAAGTCCCTGGACACACGAACACATTGACACAGCAGTGTTACTAATGGACACTCAGTACCACTGCAGCTCGTCGTCCTCATCACTGACCAATGAACTGCATTCTTCTACATGTGTAGTATGTAGTAATAATACTAGTGTGAAGTCGTCGTAAGTACTCACAGGATGTTCTGCAGCGAGCGTGGTCGAATGAAGATGGCAATGGGGTGGAGGTTAGCAGCCTGGAGCCTCCTCACAGCGTTGGCCGACACGTCCAGTACACAGTGTTTACCCTGCTGTAACACATCCAGTACAGTGTTTACCCTGCTGTAACACATCCAGTACAGTGTTTACCCTGCTGTAACACAGCCAGAACAGTGTTTACCTTGTTGTAACACATCCAGTACAGTGTTTACCCTGCTGTAACACATCCAGTACAGTGTTTACCCTGCTGTAACACATCCAGTACAGTGTTTACCCTGCTGTAACACATCCAGTACAGTGTTTACCCTGCTGTAACACATCCAGTACAGTGTTTACCCTGCTGTAACACATCCAGTACAGTGTTTACCCTGCTGTAACACAGCCAGAACAGTGTTTACCCTGCTGTAACACATCCAGTACAGTGTTTACCCTGCTGTAACACAGCCAGAACAGTGTTTACCTTGTTGTAACAAATCCAGTACAGTGTTTACCCTGCTGTAACACATCCAGTACAGTGTTTACCCTGCTGTAACACATCCAGTACAGTGTTTACCCTGCTGTAACACAGCCAGAACAGTGTTTACCTTGTTGTAACACATCCAGTACAGTGTTTACCCTGCTGTAACACATCCAGTACAGTGTTTACCCTGCTGTAACACAGCCAGAACAGTGTTTACCTTGTTGTAACACATCCAGTACAGTGTTTACCCTGCTGTAACACATCCAGTACAGTGTTTACCCTGCTGTAACACATCCAGTACAGTGTTTACCCTGCTGTAACACATCCAGTTCAGTGTTTACCCTGCTGTAACACATCCAGTACAGTGTTTACCCTGTACTCGATGTGTTTACCCTGCTGTAACACAGGCAGTGTTTATCTTGCTGTTTCATCCAGTAAATTGCTTACCCTAATGTTTCACACCCATTACAGTGTTTTCCGTGCTGTAAAAATATCCAGTGCAATATTTTCactgctgtttgtttgtctttgtgagtttggttgttgtgtgtgtgtgtgtgtgtgtgtgtgtgtgtgtgtgtgtgtgtgtgtgtgtgtgtgtgtgtgtgtgtgtgtgtgtgtgtgtgtgtgtgtgtgtatgtttacctGCTCAGCCACCTGTCTCACACTCTGTACGGATGTCCCATACAGATGGTTGTTGTATTGTCCAGCCTCAATGAAGCAATGGGATTGGATGTCCCTCTCCATCTGTTCCCGTGACGACACAAAATGATAGTCACGCCCATCAACCTCATACTCCCTCTGGGGGCGAGTCGTATCTAGACACAGAGAATGAGGGGGTTAGTATTTATATACCAGTATGTAACCATTTTAAACCAGTATATAACCAGTATATAACCCATATTTTAGCAGTATTCAACCAGTATTAACAATTGAACCAGTGTTTATAGCATATCAGTTAATAAACAGTACAACAATTAGTTATTATAACCAGTAGTACACCTAGTATAAAAGGGAAAACGAGTTTATAACTAGTATAACCAGTTGTACTTACGGGGAACACACGAGCCAAACTTGTCTGGGAACTCGGAGAGCAGATCGTCGTTCAGGCGGTCCTTAGTGGGCCCTAGGATGATGACCGGGCGAGCGTAGTCCActaacagagatagagagagagagagtttattaTATAAAGAGAGGATGACAACCGGGCGAGCGTAGTCcacttacagagagagagagagagagaaagagtttgTTTTATATAGAGAGAGGATGACAACCGGGCGAGCGTAGTCcacttacagagagagagagagtttgttatatatagagagaggatGACAACTTGGCGAGCATTGTTcacttacagagagagagagagagagatcaactgACCTTCAATTTGTGTCACCATCTCATAACTCTGGACAAATCCTTCAACTGAAAGACAATCACACATTGttacataaaaaaacacagtaaaCACACTTTATGTATACACAACAAGGATTTAAGAAGAAGCAAAGGGTGTTTATTCATACCTTTATTAAATCTTGACCACTGCTTCCTCTccactctgaaacacacacacacccacacacattgtacgctgtatataatatatctcTATACTTATCTTTCTATcgatgtatatctatataatagTATGTCTCCATGTACTCCTTTACCAagcaaacacaaatgaaaagcaAGGGCTCTAGAAATGACCCCTGAGGAACTCCTCACAACATCCTCCCTAGTTACCTGGAGACATTAAAGATTTGgtcgtgggtgtttgtgtgtgtgtgtgtgtgtgtgtgtgtttgtacctgtgTTTGGAGGGGATATATCCAACCTCCTCTAGCTCTCCCTGCTGGTTCAGCCTCCTGGCCTGCCACCATTCATCCTCTGAGCTGTCAATCACGTGAAGCACCTCCCCAAAGTTGAAGTCCAGGGCTTGTGATAGGACACCGCAGTCCCACTGCTTATCGTAGTCAAAAAGTGCTCTGagacaacatacacacacgcacacacacacacacacacacacacacacacacacacacacacacacacacacacacacacacacacacacacacacacagggaataaTCAATTAAGTAGTTTACAGAAAGGATACCCAGCATATAGATAGCAATCTTAATGAAATCTTAATAATTCTAAGATTTCACTGTATTttttatgatgtgtgtgtatatgtgtgggtgtgtgtggttctgggtCTTTTTGTGTGTACCTGACGTAGAAGGATCGGTTGGCTCTCAGGGATCCTGAGGAGCTGTTCATCATTTGTTCCCTCAGATCGTGAATCTTAGCTTCAAAACGACTGTACtctgcaaacacaaacatgaatatacacacacacaaacacattcacacacacacacacatgcacaaacacacacactcacacaaacacaaatacacacacacacacacatacacacacacacacacacacacacacacacacacacacatacacatacacacagacacacacatacaaggctTAGATACCTTTGATACAGTGGAGAAGCATTGGTACatcatagtgtgtgtgcgtgtgtgtctttgtgtttatctgtgaatgcatgtgtaagtgtgtgtgtgtctttgtgtttttctgtgtgtgtgtgtctttgtgtttttctgtgagtgtgcgtgtgtgtgtgtgtgtgtttggttcctCACCCTCTGGTCTGTACTGTGTTACTATGGTAACAGTCTGTCCAGCATTCTTCAGTGCAGCCGCAGCCTGTTCATGTGTCGCATGTCTGAGATCCACACCattcacctacacacacacacacacacacacacacacacacacacacacacacacacacacacacacacaaacaagatagGGTTATTTTTATACCTTTAGCATAGCATAATTATGCTGTGTTAATCCACGGTAGTaaggtgtgtagtgtgtagtatagtataggatCTGTAGCGTAGTGTTATTAAGCGGTAGTATTGTATAGTGGGTGGTACAGTATACTCTGGTGCAGTGTTCTCATTACAGTGAGGATCTGGTCTCTCCAGTGTCTAGTATAGTAAAGTGTTGTCATTACAGTGAGGATCTGGTCTCTCCAGTGTCTAGTATAGTAAAGTGTTCTCATTACAGTGAGGATCTGGTCTCTCCAGTGTCTAGTATAGTAAAGTGTTCTCATTACAGTGAGGATCTGGTCTCTCCAGTGTCTAGTATAGTAAAGTGTTCTCATTACAGTAAGGATCTGGTCTCTCCAGTGTCTAGTATAGTAAAGTGTTGTCATTACAGCGAGGATCTGGTCTCTCCAGTGTCTAGTATAGTAAAGTGTTGTCATTACAGCGAGGATCTGGTCTCTCCAGTGTCTAGTATAGTAAAGTGTTCTCATTACAGTGAGGATCTGGTCTCTCCAGTGTCTAGTATAGTAAAGTGTTGTCATTACAGCGAGGATCTGGTCTCTCCAGTGTGTGGTATAGTAAAGTGTCATTACAGTGAGGCTCTGGTCTCTCCAGTGTGTAGTATAGTAAAGTGTTGTCATTACAGTGAGGATCTGGTCTCCAGTGTCTAGTATAGTAAAGTGTTGTCATTACAGCGAGGATCTGGTCTCTCCAGTGTGTGGTATAGTAAAGTGTCATTACAGTGAGGCTCTGGTCTCCAGTGTGTAGTATAGTAAAGTGTTGTCATTACAGTGAGGATCTGGTCTCTCCAGTGTCGTGTTGTCATTACAGTGAAGATCTGGTCTCTCCAGTGTGTGGTATAGTAAAGTGTCATTACAGTGAGGCTCTGGTCTCTCCAGTGTGTAGTATAGTAAAGTGTTGTCATTACAGTGAGGATCTGGTCTCTCCAGTGTCGTGTTGTCATTACAGTGAGGATCTGGTCTCTCCAGTGTGTAGTATAGTAAAGTGTTGTCATTACAGTGAGGATCTGGTCTCTCCAGTGTCGTGTTGTCATTACAGTGAGGCTCTGGTCTCTCCAGTGTCTAGTATAGTAGAGTGTCCTTACAGTGAGGAtctggtctcctctcctcagctCTCCACTCAGGTCTGCCGGGCCTCCAGCCAGGATGAAGGAGATGAAGATGCCCTCCCCGTCTTCTCCTCCAACGATGTTGAAGCCCAGACCCGAGGACccccgctgcacacacacacgccgaggctccctgcaacacacacacacacaaacatgcacatgtacacacacgcgcgtatgcacacacaaacatgtactcGCACATgtgtacacaaacgcacactcacctcacacatgcatgcacacacacctcacatgcacatgcacgcacacacacacgcacacacagacacacacacacacaaacacatacgcacggACACATGTTCAAAGGGTGCTGATGAGGTAGGTTTGGTGGGTTCAAGTAGGGGGAGGTTCGATGAGGCGATAACTCCTACCGCGCATAGTCGTCCTCTCCCATCATGCCATGGGTGACCGGTGAGTATCGCCGTGGCGACGGTGGAGGCAGGGCTTGTGGGTAATCGGCGAGATATTCAGGTTCCATATAGgctacagagagggagatagtgGGCGGtcgagacagatggagagagacagagagagagagagagagagtaaaagagagagagagacaaagtgagagagggaaagacagatagaggtagagatagaccacgagggagagagagagagacaggaaaagATAGAGATGTATACCAtgtaaactaaaataaatatttcctactgctttgttttttgtatgtttgtgtgtgtgtgtgtgtgtgtggctgcttaCAGCTGGTGAGGTCAGGGGGGTGTGTGTAGCCAGCAGTTGGCGTGGCTACTTTCAGGTAAACAACCTCCGACGTGTTCTTTAGTGCGGTGACCGCATCTTCATGGAGCACCTCCTCTAAATTCATACTGTTCACCTgggaaagaggtagagagacattaGCACACTgttcacctgagagagagagagagagagagtgagagagacttagagagagagagagagacttagagagagcgagagagagagaattagagagagagagagacttagagagagggaaataaacACACTGctcatctgagagagagagtgagagcaggcgagagagagagagagacattaacaTACTGTTCACCTGACAGAGACCTTAACATACAGTATGTaaatttctttctctctctctctctctctctctctccctttctctcccagtTGGATAGTTATACTGTTCACCCTTGAGAGACATTAACATACTGCGCAAGTGTGAGTGCATttttgtgtacctgtgtgtgtgggtgtgtgtgagtgcatttgcgtatgtgtgtgtgtgtgtgtgtgtgtgtgtgtggggggggtaatCAACAATAGCCAAAAACAGAGCACACGAGTCCATTGCTGAGTTGTTGATTCGATGAGCGTTTGCCGCTGTCTATTCCCTTCACTACACTAATACAGGCCTAGGGTGTATTGGGTGTTAAAACCATGTTCAATTCAGTAACACAcatcacatacatacataaaggtatgtgtgtgtgtgtgtgtgtcggtgtgtttgtgtgtgggtgtgtttgtgtgtgcgcatgtgcatgtgtgcgtgtgtggtgtgtgtgcgtgtgtgtgtgtctcaccgccAGTATCCGGTCTCTGATCTGGAGCCGCCCGTCTCGGTGGGCGGCCCCCCCCTCAATGATCTTGGTGACGTAGATGCTGTTGTCCCCGGCAACGTGTTGGTTACCGACTCCCCCCGCGATGCTGAAGCCCAGACCTGAGTAGACGGACAGGTAGGGAGACAGGCGGGGCATTTgggctacctgtctgtctgtctgccgtaCCTAGTGGTCTCTCTCAccgttctgtctgtctctcttacctgtctgtctgtctctcttacctgtctgtctgtctgtctctcctacCTGTCTCTTTTTCCTATCTGTCTTGTTTACCAGTATCTCCCTGTCTCTACCCGTCTATCTGCCATACCTGTCTTCCTTTCCTACCTGTCTTCCTTTCCTACCTGTCTGACTGccatacctgtctgtctctcctacTTTTTTGTCTctcccacctgtctgtctcccgtgcctgcctgtctctcctacacctgcctgtctctcctatctgtctttctctcctaCCTGTTTGTCTCTCCTACCATGCTGTCTGCATTACCTATCCGCGTCTCCTGCCTTTTTGTctcccatctgtctgtctgccacacCTGCCTGTCTCCTGCGTGTTGGTCTGCCGTACGTGTCTGTCTGCCATACCTTTGGGTCCTTTGATGAGTCTGATCTGCAGAACGGTGTCAgcaggggggcgtggcctcaggACGTACAGCCTGACCACAGACCCCGCCTCCTTCAGAGCCTCCACCGCCATGGAGTGGGTGACCTCACGCACGTCCACGTCGTTCACCAATAGGATGCTGTCATTCAC contains:
- the LOC132475804 gene encoding disks large homolog 4-like isoform X7, which produces MGRRFINNVRKAKRQRQRMMMNGSEGELEYEEITLERGTAGLGFSIAGGTDNPHVGDDPSVFITKIIPGGAAALDGRLRVNDSILLVNDVDVREVTHSMAVEALKEAGSVVRLYVLRPRPPADTVLQIRLIKGPKGLGFSIAGGVGNQHVAGDNSIYVTKIIEGGAAHRDGRLQIRDRILAVNSMNLEEVLHEDAVTALKNTSEVVYLKVATPTAGYTHPPDLTSSYMEPEYLADYPQALPPPSPRRYSPVTHGMMGEDDYAREPRRVCVQRGSSGLGFNIVGGEDGEGIFISFILAGGPADLSGELRRGDQILTVNGVDLRHATHEQAAAALKNAGQTVTIVTQYRPEEYSRFEAKIHDLREQMMNSSSGSLRANRSFYVRALFDYDKQWDCGVLSQALDFNFGEVLHVIDSSEDEWWQARRLNQQGELEEVGYIPSKHRVERKQWSRFNKVEGFVQSYEMVTQIEVDYARPVIILGPTKDRLNDDLLSEFPDKFGSCVPHTTRPQREYEVDGRDYHFVSSREQMERDIQSHCFIEAGQYNNHLYGTSVQSVRQVAEQQGKHCVLDVSANAVRRLQAANLHPIAIFIRPRSLQNILDLNKRLSEDQAGKALERAITLEQDFIECFTAMVEGGSFQDVYDQVTAVIQEQSGPYIWVPARESF
- the LOC132475804 gene encoding disks large homolog 4-like isoform X6; translation: MASTPMGRRFINNVRKAKRQRQRMMMNGSEGELEYEEITLERGTAGLGFSIAGGTDNPHVGDDPSVFITKIIPGGAAALDGRLRVNDSILLVNDVDVREVTHSMAVEALKEAGSVVRLYVLRPRPPADTVLQIRLIKGPKGLGFSIAGGVGNQHVAGDNSIYVTKIIEGGAAHRDGRLQIRDRILAVNSMNLEEVLHEDAVTALKNTSEVVYLKVATPTAGYTHPPDLTSSYMEPEYLADYPQALPPPSPRRYSPVTHGMMGEDDYAREPRRVCVQRGSSGLGFNIVGGEDGEGIFISFILAGGPADLSGELRRGDQILTVNGVDLRHATHEQAAAALKNAGQTVTIVTQYRPEEYSRFEAKIHDLREQMMNSSSGSLRANRSFYVRALFDYDKQWDCGVLSQALDFNFGEVLHVIDSSEDEWWQARRLNQQGELEEVGYIPSKHRVERKQWSRFNKVEGFVQSYEMVTQIEVDYARPVIILGPTKDRLNDDLLSEFPDKFGSCVPHTTRPQREYEVDGRDYHFVSSREQMERDIQSHCFIEAGQYNNHLYGTSVQSVRQVAEQQGKHCVLDVSANAVRRLQAANLHPIAIFIRPRSLQNILDLNKRLSEDQAGKALERAITLEQDFIECFTAMVEGGSFQDVYDQVTAVIQEQSGPYIWVPARESF
- the LOC132475804 gene encoding disks large homolog 4-like isoform X4 is translated as MFVSVWYAKKMGRRFINNVRKAKRQRQRMMMNGSEGELEYEEITLERGTAGLGFSIAGGTDNPHVGDDPSVFITKIIPGGAAALDGRLRVNDSILLVNDVDVREVTHSMAVEALKEAGSVVRLYVLRPRPPADTVLQIRLIKGPKGLGFSIAGGVGNQHVAGDNSIYVTKIIEGGAAHRDGRLQIRDRILAVNSMNLEEVLHEDAVTALKNTSEVVYLKVATPTAGYTHPPDLTSSYMEPEYLADYPQALPPPSPRRYSPVTHGMMGEDDYAREPRRVCVQRGSSGLGFNIVGGEDGEGIFISFILAGGPADLSGELRRGDQILTVNGVDLRHATHEQAAAALKNAGQTVTIVTQYRPEEYSRFEAKIHDLREQMMNSSSGSLRANRSFYVRALFDYDKQWDCGVLSQALDFNFGEVLHVIDSSEDEWWQARRLNQQGELEEVGYIPSKHRVERKQWSRFNKVEGFVQSYEMVTQIEVDYARPVIILGPTKDRLNDDLLSEFPDKFGSCVPHTTRPQREYEVDGRDYHFVSSREQMERDIQSHCFIEAGQYNNHLYGTSVQSVRQVAEQQGKHCVLDVSANAVRRLQAANLHPIAIFIRPRSLQNILDLNKRLSEDQAGKALERAITLEQDFIECFTAMVEGGSFQDVYDQVTAVIQEQSGPYIWVPARESF
- the LOC132475804 gene encoding disks large homolog 4-like isoform X5, translated to MFVSVWYAKKMGRRFINNVRKAKRQRQRMMMNGSEGELEYEEITLERGTAGLGFSIAGGTDNPHVGDDPSVFITKIIPGGAAALDGRLRVNDSILLVNDVDVREVTHSMAVEALKEAGSVVRLYVLRPRPPADTVLQIRLIKGPKGLGFSIAGGVGNQHVAGDNSIYVTKIIEGGAAHRDGRLQIRDRILAVNSMNLEEVLHEDAVTALKNTSEVVYLKVATPTAGYTHPPDLTSSYMEPEYLADYPQALPPPSPRRYSPVTHGMMGEDDYAREPRRVCVQRGSSGLGFNIVGGEDGEGIFISFILAGGPADLSGELRRGDQILTVNGVDLRHATHEQAAAALKNAGQTVTIVTQYRPEEYSRFEAKIHDLREQMMNSSSGSLRANRSFYVRALFDYDKQWDCGVLSQALDFNFGEVLHVIDSSEDEWWQARRLNQQGELEEVGYIPSKHRVERKQWSRFNKVEGFVQSYEMVTQIEVDYARPVIILGPTKDRLNDDLLSEFPDKFGSCVPHTTRPQREYEVDGRDYHFVSSREQMERDIQSHCFIEAGQYNNHLYGTSVQSVRQVAEQGKHCVLDVSANAVRRLQAANLHPIAIFIRPRSLQNILDLNKRLSEDQAGKALERAITLEQDFIECFTAMVEGGSFQDVYDQVTAVIQEQSGPYIWVPARESF
- the LOC132475804 gene encoding disks large homolog 4-like isoform X3, whose amino-acid sequence is MKREDTERALQAITECQTGAAEGFKDRAEKLLNIFQSDLFQALLDIQEFYELTVCESQKAEAPPDMYRYHGDDTPPLEDSSGHMTASAGHMTKEQSVDSTHSDGYAQPAAHTMNGSEGELEYEEITLERGTAGLGFSIAGGTDNPHVGDDPSVFITKIIPGGAAALDGRLRVNDSILLVNDVDVREVTHSMAVEALKEAGSVVRLYVLRPRPPADTVLQIRLIKGPKGLGFSIAGGVGNQHVAGDNSIYVTKIIEGGAAHRDGRLQIRDRILAVNSMNLEEVLHEDAVTALKNTSEVVYLKVATPTAGYTHPPDLTSSYMEPEYLADYPQALPPPSPRRYSPVTHGMMGEDDYAREPRRVCVQRGSSGLGFNIVGGEDGEGIFISFILAGGPADLSGELRRGDQILTVNGVDLRHATHEQAAAALKNAGQTVTIVTQYRPEEYSRFEAKIHDLREQMMNSSSGSLRANRSFYVRALFDYDKQWDCGVLSQALDFNFGEVLHVIDSSEDEWWQARRLNQQGELEEVGYIPSKHRVERKQWSRFNKVEGFVQSYEMVTQIEVDYARPVIILGPTKDRLNDDLLSEFPDKFGSCVPHTTRPQREYEVDGRDYHFVSSREQMERDIQSHCFIEAGQYNNHLYGTSVQSVRQVAEQQGKHCVLDVSANAVRRLQAANLHPIAIFIRPRSLQNILDLNKRLSEDQAGKALERAITLEQDFIECFTAMVEGGSFQDVYDQVTAVIQEQSGPYIWVPARESF
- the LOC132475804 gene encoding disks large homolog 4-like isoform X2; translated protein: MKREDTERALQAITECQTGAAEGFKDRAEKLLNIFQSDLFQALLDIQEFYELTVCESQKAEAPPDMKYRYHGDDTPPLEDSSGHMTASAGHMTKEQSVDSTHSDGYAQPAAHTMNGSEGELEYEEITLERGTAGLGFSIAGGTDNPHVGDDPSVFITKIIPGGAAALDGRLRVNDSILLVNDVDVREVTHSMAVEALKEAGSVVRLYVLRPRPPADTVLQIRLIKGPKGLGFSIAGGVGNQHVAGDNSIYVTKIIEGGAAHRDGRLQIRDRILAVNSMNLEEVLHEDAVTALKNTSEVVYLKVATPTAGYTHPPDLTSSYMEPEYLADYPQALPPPSPRRYSPVTHGMMGEDDYAREPRRVCVQRGSSGLGFNIVGGEDGEGIFISFILAGGPADLSGELRRGDQILTVNGVDLRHATHEQAAAALKNAGQTVTIVTQYRPEEYSRFEAKIHDLREQMMNSSSGSLRANRSFYVRALFDYDKQWDCGVLSQALDFNFGEVLHVIDSSEDEWWQARRLNQQGELEEVGYIPSKHRVERKQWSRFNKVEGFVQSYEMVTQIEVDYARPVIILGPTKDRLNDDLLSEFPDKFGSCVPHTTRPQREYEVDGRDYHFVSSREQMERDIQSHCFIEAGQYNNHLYGTSVQSVRQVAEQGKHCVLDVSANAVRRLQAANLHPIAIFIRPRSLQNILDLNKRLSEDQAGKALERAITLEQDFIECFTAMVEGGSFQDVYDQVTAVIQEQSGPYIWVPARESF
- the LOC132475804 gene encoding disks large homolog 4-like isoform X8, whose protein sequence is MASTPMNGSEGELEYEEITLERGTAGLGFSIAGGTDNPHVGDDPSVFITKIIPGGAAALDGRLRVNDSILLVNDVDVREVTHSMAVEALKEAGSVVRLYVLRPRPPADTVLQIRLIKGPKGLGFSIAGGVGNQHVAGDNSIYVTKIIEGGAAHRDGRLQIRDRILAVNSMNLEEVLHEDAVTALKNTSEVVYLKVATPTAGYTHPPDLTSSYMEPEYLADYPQALPPPSPRRYSPVTHGMMGEDDYAREPRRVCVQRGSSGLGFNIVGGEDGEGIFISFILAGGPADLSGELRRGDQILTVNGVDLRHATHEQAAAALKNAGQTVTIVTQYRPEEYSRFEAKIHDLREQMMNSSSGSLRANRSFYVRALFDYDKQWDCGVLSQALDFNFGEVLHVIDSSEDEWWQARRLNQQGELEEVGYIPSKHRVERKQWSRFNKVEGFVQSYEMVTQIEVDYARPVIILGPTKDRLNDDLLSEFPDKFGSCVPHTTRPQREYEVDGRDYHFVSSREQMERDIQSHCFIEAGQYNNHLYGTSVQSVRQVAEQQGKHCVLDVSANAVRRLQAANLHPIAIFIRPRSLQNILDLNKRLSEDQAGKALERAITLEQDFIECFTAMVEGGSFQDVYDQVTAVIQEQSGPYIWVPARESF
- the LOC132475804 gene encoding disks large homolog 4-like isoform X9; the encoded protein is MNGSEGELEYEEITLERGTAGLGFSIAGGTDNPHVGDDPSVFITKIIPGGAAALDGRLRVNDSILLVNDVDVREVTHSMAVEALKEAGSVVRLYVLRPRPPADTVLQIRLIKGPKGLGFSIAGGVGNQHVAGDNSIYVTKIIEGGAAHRDGRLQIRDRILAVNSMNLEEVLHEDAVTALKNTSEVVYLKVATPTAGYTHPPDLTSSYMEPEYLADYPQALPPPSPRRYSPVTHGMMGEDDYAREPRRVCVQRGSSGLGFNIVGGEDGEGIFISFILAGGPADLSGELRRGDQILTVNGVDLRHATHEQAAAALKNAGQTVTIVTQYRPEEYSRFEAKIHDLREQMMNSSSGSLRANRSFYVRALFDYDKQWDCGVLSQALDFNFGEVLHVIDSSEDEWWQARRLNQQGELEEVGYIPSKHRVERKQWSRFNKVEGFVQSYEMVTQIEVDYARPVIILGPTKDRLNDDLLSEFPDKFGSCVPHTTRPQREYEVDGRDYHFVSSREQMERDIQSHCFIEAGQYNNHLYGTSVQSVRQVAEQQGKHCVLDVSANAVRRLQAANLHPIAIFIRPRSLQNILDLNKRLSEDQAGKALERAITLEQDFIECFTAMVEGGSFQDVYDQVTAVIQEQSGPYIWVPARESF